From Glycine max cultivar Williams 82 chromosome 11, Glycine_max_v4.0, whole genome shotgun sequence, the proteins below share one genomic window:
- the LOC102669922 gene encoding uncharacterized protein: MDPDEQSKLEAKPELRKDWTCQECMPREGTNKLVQDEVEVAERKRKGHLFESSTDSESRKGSKLKSRSSCTGKSGENGAELLSRRPLVPVKKFKLKSVNKILYSGPERSSGETSFPGHRILVSNHDTHKDPNSPNAKKKNESQHGEQPTKAGTSMSLSELWTNPDFDGNTYLRNLASNHNTHKDPNFLNGKEKNESQQGEQPTKAGTSMSLSELWTNPDFDGNTYLRNLASNHNTHKDPNFLNGKEKNESQQGEQPTKAATSMTMYELRTDPAFDEKTYLRNLVHVEAAYLSHRVVPKADYKWLGKFQIHNSEGIARTWDGIQAHLSNCASVEVLEVANRLSEIIIILEELPRLRTWPSQFMRSQVTENDIALYFFAHDSDSYIYYEQLVNYMMNNDLALKGNLDGVELLIFPSNILPGYSQCWNGMFFLWGVFRGQKANNSASTPVSNSLKLKDGDAATILPSDLNVYPQDGDAVAIIDEIPESEPSGDTVLLVGENSDGKGGVADAEHDAVIEDINVSLWPESETQENGSVGIEDSLVPLSTPDSDELQAASALLLLAEGFIKF; this comes from the exons ATGGATCCTGATGAGCAGTCAAAATTAGAAGCAAAACCGGAACTTCGTAAAGATTGGACATGTCAAGAGTGCATGCCGAGGGAAGGTACTAACAAATTAGTGCAAGATGAAGTTGAAGTGgctgaaagaaaaaggaaggggCATCTATTTGAAAGTTCAACAGACTCTGAATCTCGTAAAggctcaaaattaaaatctagATCTTCATGTACTGGTAAAAGTGGGGAAAATGGTGCTGAGTTATTATCTAGAAGACCACTAGTCCCtgttaaaaagtttaaattgaAATCGGTAAACAAAATACTTTATTCTGGGCCGGAAAGATCTAGTGGTGAAACTTCATTTCCTGGACATAGAATACTGGTAAGTAATCACGACACTCACAAAGACCCAAACTCTCCAAatgcaaagaagaaaaatgaaagccaGCATGGTGAACAGCCCACAAAAGCTGGTACATCAATGAGCTTGTCTGAATTATGGACGAATCCTGATTTTGATGGAAATACCTACTTGAGAAACCTGGCAAGCAATCACAACACTCACAAAGACCCAAACTTTCTAAATGGAAAGGAGAAAAATGAGAGTCAGCAAGGTGAACAGCCCACAAAAGCTGGTACATCAATGAGCTTGTCTGAATTATGGACGAATCCTGATTTTGATGGAAATACCTACTTGAGAAACCTGGCAAGCAATCACAACACTCACAAAGACCCAAACTTTCTAAATGGAAAGGAGAAAAATGAGAGTCAGCAAGGTGAACAGCCCACAAAAGCTGCTACATCCATGACCATGTATGAACTAAGGACTGATCCTGCTTTTGATGAAAAGACCTACTTGAGAAACTTGGTGCATGTTGAGGCAGCATATCTTTCACATCGTGTTGTCCCAAAGGCTGATTACAAATGGCT AGGCAAGTTTCAGATACACAACAGTGAGGGGATTGCAAGGACTTGGGATGGGATTCAAGCTCACTTATCAAATTGTGCATCAGTTGAAGTTCTTGAAGTGGCGAATAGGCTTTCtgagattattattatattggaGGAACTACCTCGACTGAGGACTTGGCCATCTCAATTTATGAGAAGTCAAGTCACTGAAAATGATATCGCTCTCTACTTTTTTGCACATGATTCTGATAG ctatatatattatgaacaattggtGAATTACATGATGAATAATGATTTGGCTCTGAAAGGAAATTTGGATGGGGTTGAGCTTTTAATTTTTCCATCTAACATTCTGCCTGGTTATTCCCAGT GTTGGAATGGCATGTTCTTCCTTTGGGGTGTATTCAGAGGACAAAAGGCGAATAACTCAGCCAGCACACCAGTGTCAAATTCTCTCAAG CTAAAAGATGGAGATGCTGCAACAATTTTGCCATCTGATCTCAATGTTTATCCTCAAGATGGAGATGCCGTGGCAATAATTGATGAAATTCCTGAATCTGAACCTTCAGGAGACACAGTTTTGCTGGTTGGAGAGAATTCCGATGGTAAAGGAGGAGTGGCAGATGCAGAGCATGATGCAGTTATAGAAGATATTAATGTTTCACTTTGGCCTGAAAGTGAAACACAAGAAAATGGTTCTGTTGGGATTGAGGACTCTCTTGTACCACTTTCAACTCCAGATTCAGACGAGTTGCAAGCTGCGAGTGCTTTGTTGTTGCTCGCTGAGGGTTTCATAAAGTTTTGA
- the LOC100776539 gene encoding transcription factor bHLH25, with amino-acid sequence MDDASEASWLSDLMLKETEDCNLFRHSHLETLLDDDDELLSHEIASAFENLHQPLYSETFERSTKQPKTNASSSPSSPTSKILLSFDNSSDSAALSPNQIKNKGVSVSVSLPQTRKRSSENHNFQTESPKGPRSYKSPSYARDHIIAERKRREKLSQSLIALAALIPGLKKMDRASVLGNAIKYVKELQERLRMLEEENKVMVNKAKLSCEDDIDGSASREDEEGSERLPRVEARVSEKDVLLRIHCQKQKGLLLKILVEIQKFHLFVVSSSVLPFGDSILDITIVAQMEKGYNLTINDIVKNLRVATLKSMS; translated from the exons ATGGACGACGCATCAGAAGCCAGCTGGTTATCTGATTTG ATGTTGAAGGAAACGGAGGATTGCAACTTGTTCCGACACAGTCACCTTGAGACGTTGCTCGACGATGATGACGAGTTACTTTCGCATGAGATAGCAAGTGCCTTTGAGAACTTGCACCAACCTTTGTATTCGGAGACTTTTGAAAGGTCCACCAAGCAGCCCAAAACGAATGCCTCTTCCTCCCCTTCTTCTCCAACCTCCAAGATTCTTCTGTCTTTCGACAACTCCTCCGATTCTGCTGCCTTAAGCCCAAATCAGATCAAGAACAAAGGTGTTTCAGTTTCAGTTTCACTACCACAAACCCGAAAACGTTCATCAGAAAACCACAACTTTCAAACTGAAAGCCCCAAAGGCCCAAGAAGCTACAAGTCCCCATCTTACGCTCGGGATCACATCATCGCCGAGAGAAAACGAAGAGAGAAGCTCAGCCAGAGCTTAATCGCTCTAGCTGCTCTTATTCCCGGCTTAAAGAAG ATGGACAGGGCATCGGTGCTGGGAAATGCTATAAAGTACGTGAAAGAGCTGCAAGAGCGTCTGAGAATGCTTGAAGAAGAGAACAAGGTGATGGTGAACAAAGCAAAGCTCAGCTGCGAAGACGATATCGATGGTTCAGCTTCACGTGAAGATGAAGAAGGCAGTGAAAGACTCCCCCGTGTGGAAGCGAGAGTGTCAGAGAAGGACGTGCTCCTTCGGATCCACTGCCAAAAGCAGAAGGGGCTTTTGCTCAAAATACTTGTCGAGATTCAAAAATTCCATCTCTTTGTTGTCAGTAGCAGTGTCCTTCCTTTCGGGGATTCCATACTTGACATAACCATTGTTGCTCAg ATGGAAAAGGGGTACAATTTGACCATTAATGATATTGTAAAAAACCTACGCGTGGCTACTTTGAAATCCATGTCATAA